The Eremothecium cymbalariae DBVPG#7215 chromosome 8, complete sequence genome has a window encoding:
- the PTC7 gene encoding type 2C protein phosphatase PTC7 (similar to Ashbya gossypii AGR363W) → MFIGIRPARFTRSMWFIFWLLLIPFILTKTDFYQSTAKRYFTHHSGTSSYHSHSSSYGGDFSALSYQVAVAYQPKDRSDSTYGNVQVTSPTGEDNYFVAVKSMNEVYAGVADGVGGWANHGYDSSAISSELCRTMKEISLKAVKDLGPKQLLDLAYLKVKQDGIVKVGSTTAVVAHLSPDGKLNVANLGDSWCGVFRESKLMFETKFQTLKFNTPYQLSIIPDEILKQAAKKGSSFIQNKPSDADEYSFQLMKNDVVVLATDGVTDNICTEDMELFLKDHGDSEDLQNTTQEFVSLVEKLSKDNMFPSVFSQELSKLSGKPYLGGKEDDITVVVVKVN, encoded by the coding sequence ATGTTCATTGGTATTAGGCCAGCTAGGTTTACTAGAAGTATGTGGTTTATCTTTTGGCTTCTGCTAATCCCTTTTATACTAACTAAGACAGACTTTTATCAGAGCACGGCTAAAAGATACTTCACGCATCATTCAGGGACATCTTCCTATCATTCGCATTCTTCCAGTTATGGGGGTGACTTTAGTGCTTTGAGTTACCAGGTTGCAGTTGCGTATCAGCCCAAAGATCGGAGTGATTCGACATATGGGAATGTTCAGGTAACGTCTCCTACGGGGGAAGATAATTACTTTGTGGCGGTCAAGTCGATGAATGAGGTATATGCTGGGGTTGCGGATGGTGTTGGTGGGTGGGCTAATCATGGGTATGATTCTAGTGCAATTTCCAGTGAGTTGTGCAGGACGATGAAAGAAATTTCTCTGAAGGCTGTGAAGGATTTGGGCCCCAAACAGTTGTTAGACTTGGCCTACTTGAAGGTTAAGCAGGATGGGATCGTTAAGGTTGGAAGCACTACTGCAGTGGTTGCACATTTATCTCCGGATGGCAAATTGAATGTTGCGAATCTAGGTGACTCTTGGTGTGGAGTGTTTCGGGAGAGTAAGTTGATGTTTGAAACTAAGTTCCAGACTCTTAAATTTAATACGCCTTATCAACTCTCCATTATTCCGGATGAGATACTCAAGCAAGCTGCTAAAAAGGGGTCTTCGTTCATACAGAACAAACCAAGTGATGCGGATGAGTACAGTTTTcaattgatgaagaatgACGTCGTAGTTTTAGCGACTGATGGCGTCACTGATAATATCTGCACCGAAGATATGGAGTTATTCTTAAAGGATCATGGGGATTCAGAGGACTTACAAAATACCACTCAAgaatttgtttctttggttgaaaaattgagtAAAGATAATATGTTTCCAAGCGTATTTTCTCAGGAACTTTCAAAATTGTCTGGCAAACCATACCTTGGTGGTAAGGAGGATGATATCacagttgttgttgtgaAAGTGAACTGA
- the TIM11 gene encoding F1F0 ATP synthase subunit e (similar to Ashbya gossypii AGR362C) has protein sequence MSTLNVLRYTALGLGIVFGLKNDWALQGAAKENAESKKLARQLALVNEAKKEYARLSSSKDVEQKTSSSSVKVDFEDPNLDFGAAILSAVDSLKH, from the coding sequence ATGTCTACTTTGAATGTTTTGAGATATACTGCTTTAGGTTTGGGTATTGTGTTTGGTTTAAAGAATGACTGGGCGTTGCAGGGAGCAGCTAAGGAAAATGCTGAGAGTAAGAAATTGGCAAGGCAATTGGCCCTTGTTAACGAGGCCAAGAAGGAATATGCTAGGCTAAGTTCTTCCAAGGATGTTGAACAGAAGACGTCGAGCAGCAGTGTCAAggttgattttgaagatccGAATTTGGACTTTGGAGCAGCTATTTTAAGTGCTGTGGATTCTTTGAAGCATTGA
- the MRPL35 gene encoding mitochondrial 54S ribosomal protein mL38 (similar to Ashbya gossypii AGR361W), whose protein sequence is MFRRSFHSNRVLAENLWSDFTKRSKSYGIKNEVIKKYILEGNPTLSPPSIKRRSNRIKYRSPEFIDDIFKTSYEYLAAQAKSKLDSMEKETDAIKKVDLLVESEINNPEMQYNFQYNDKLENNPEVIDYNEPVYRHLGRKHWESYGQMLLMQRLETLAVIPDTLSTLKPVAEVNIRFPFSTGVNKWIEPGEILSSNVTSTEPTIKIQEYDHHINPSEQLYTILVVNPDEPDLAADSFTTVLNFGLKNIKLSYNDNIVDPRRYSKDNVIAPYIPPVPEKNAGKQRFAVWVFRQSKPILPDQESLPRSNFDIRSFAAENDLTPIGAHIWRSEWDSNVANVREKYKLGKGRVFHRVRR, encoded by the coding sequence ATGTTCCGTAGATCTTTTCATTCTAATAGAGTGTTAGCTGAGAACTTGTGGTCGGATTTTACTAAAAGAAGCAAATCTTATGGTATTAAGAATGAAgttataaaaaaatatatcctaGAAGGTAATCCAACTTTAAGCCCACCATCCATTAAACGAAGATCGAATAGAATAAAATACCGTTCGCCGGAATTCATcgatgatatttttaaaacttcttATGAATATTTGGCCGCTCAAGCTAAGAGCAAGTTAGACTCGATGGAAAAGGAAACGGACGCGATTAAGAAAGTTGATCTCCTTGTCGAGTCTGAAATCAACAATCCGGAGATGCAGtataattttcaatataACGACAAGCTAGAGAATAATCCAGAGGTGATAGATTACAATGAACCTGTGTACAGGCATCTAGGCCGTAAACATTGGGAGTCTTACGGGCAAATGTTGCTAATGCAGCGACTTGAAACACTTGCTGTTATTCCGGACACTCTGTCTACTTTAAAACCTGTAGCTGAGGTGAATATTAGATTCCCATTTAGCACTGGTGTCAATAAGTGGATTGAACCTGGTGAGATTTTGAGTTCCAATGTAACTTCTACAGAGCCTACCATCAAGATCCAGGAATATGACCATCATATAAACCCTTCAGAACAACTGTACACTATTCTGGTGGTAAACCCAGATGAGCCAGACTTGGCAGCGGATTCCTTTACAACAGTTCTAAACTTTGGCttaaagaatataaaacTCTCATACAATGACAATATCGTAGATCCACGCAGATACTCGAAAGACAATGTAATTGCACCTTATATCCCTCCAGTTCCAGAAAAGAATGCTGGAAAACAGAGATTTGCTGTATGGGTATTTAGACAGAGCAAGCCAATACTTCCGGATCAGGAATCATTACCTAGAAGTAACTTCGACATAAGGTCATTCGCTGCTGAGAACGACTTAACACCAATCGGAGCCCACATATGGAGATCAGAGTGGGATTCAAATGTTGCCAACGTCAGAGAGAAATATAAGTTAGGCAAAGGTAGAGTTTTCCACAGAGTCCGTAGATAA
- a CDS encoding M1 family metallopeptidase (similar to Ashbya gossypii AGR360C), with protein MKQTENQTLKVDYKPLHYSIEISNLSLKSFRGSVDISLKKVRESNVVSLHSKDLTISRVVAIVKGNSQVQLKGKSYDAVTEILILEFESLLPDCTLHIEYEGLVQNNMSGFYYSSYKDPITSEVKYMYSTQFEATSARWAFPCFDEPELKAIFDVSVVAQQNLAVLSNMPEKSAERIGDDEIVHRFHTTPRMSTYLVAWAVGEFDYIESESAKAFYPTLDNYSTVDGSSSTYGKLPIRLYTAKGKAHMGKFAIDVAAKVVDYFSELFEIPYPLPKLDLLCVEQYSHNAMENFSLITFRPSALLLDDKGSIGHCTAMQKIAYVVSHEIAHQWFGNLVTMKWWDELWLNEGFATWIGYHSVTKFFPEWDVPSMVMADSHEVALELDSLKESHPVKVSVRDAKDIDQVFDTISYLKGCSVLEMLSGYLGQEQLLNGVALYMKRNKFSNASMEDLFSAIGEASGKDIMNRMKNWILETGYPVLNISFRNGKFVLRQERYLSIGKAPSDEDACTWWIPLALTVGNKGSPLELNSKDMELELNCDELVFFNTNAYGFYRVNYQDEKVLQNICENLSALSSRSKIALVSDINATGSFDQLDKVLSHLIGNLDSSDYYVCKLVLSTLQNLRSLIYQEATDDVNERLTQYTLGLIETHIKPALESLFGDQDKNDSDPKAFLRIQFYQLILMTAGELGHPTVVKISTEHFNEGKVTPVTRSLILGTILSQPNTSVELYQKIVQELQTATLSHKEAILTALGKIRNHDILDQALELIYLTVDPMDVQYGTLSLGKNPYIHLKLWIYFSTNYDMIHERLSMNTVLLDKNIRFSFTDLVGPEFAESFSSFFKHKNQDGFDRGVRQTLERIHRNTRFVELNLPIIHKIFSL; from the coding sequence ATGAAACAAACTGAAAACCAAACATTGAAGGTTGACTATAAACCTTTGCACTACTCAATAGAAATATCCaatctttctttgaaatcttttAGGGGATCTGTGGATATTTCACTGAAGAAAGTTAGGGAAAGCAATGTGGTTTCTTTACACTCGAAGGACCTTACGATTTCCAGAGTTGTTGCAATTGTCAAGGGCAATTCCCAGGTTCAGTTGAAAGGGAAGTCTTACGATGCTGTTACGGAAATTCTAATATTAGAATTTGAATCACTCTTGCCTGATTGTACCTTACATATTGAATATGAGGGACTTGttcaaaataatatgtcagggttttattattcttcGTATAAGGATCCTATTACTTCTGAGGTAAAATACATGTATTCCACTCAGTTTGAGGCTACTAGTGCCAGATGGGCATTCCCATGCTTCGATGAACCTGAATTAAAGGCCATTTTTGATGTTTCAGTTGTGGCGCAACAGAATCTGGCTGTTTTGTCCAACATGCCTGAAAAATCTGCTGAACGGATAggagatgatgaaatagTTCACCGCTTCCATACCACTCCTCGGATGTCTACCTATTTAGTAGCTTGGGCAGTTGGTGAATTTGACTATATTGAGTCGGAATCTGCCAAGGCTTTCTATCCAACGTTAGATAATTATTCTACTGTTGATGGTTCCTCTTCTACTTATGGAAAGCTTCCAATAAGGTTGTATACTGCAAAGGGTAAGGCTCATATGGGAAAGTTTGCAATTGATGTTGCTGCAAAAGTTGTTGATTACTTTTCTGAGTTGTTTGAGATCCCATATCCACTACCAAAATTGGATTTACTTTGTGTGGAGCAGTATTCCCATAATGCAATGGAGaacttttctttaattACCTTTAGACCATCTGCACTATTGTTAGATGATAAAGGTTCCATTGGACACTGTACTGCGATGCAAAAGATTGCATATGTCGTTTCTCATGAAATTGCGCACCAATGGTTCGGTAACTTGGTAACGATGAAATGGTGGGACGAGCTATGGTTGAATGAGGGTTTTGCGACATGGATTGGATATCATTCAgttacaaaatttttccCGGAATGGGATGTACCCTCCATGGTCATGGCTGACTCTCATGAAGTCGCATTAGAATTAGATTCACTCAAAGAATCACACCCTGTTAAGGTATCTGTCCGTGATGCAAAAGATATTgatcaagtttttgataccATTTCTTATTTAAAAGGGTGTTCTGTTCTTGAAATGTTGAGTGGTTATCTGGGTCAAGAGCAGCTATTAAATGGCGTGGCCTTATACATGAAGAGAAACAAGTTCTCCAATGCGTCAATGGAAGATCTTTTTTCTGCAATTGGAGAAGCTTCAGGGAAAGACATTATGAAtagaatgaaaaattggatCTTGGAAACCGGATATCCGGTGCTGAATATCAGTTTCAGAAATGGAAAGTTTGTTCTAAGGCaagaaagatatttatCGATCGGGAAGGCACCCTCAGATGAGGATGCTTGTACTTGGTGGATTCCCTTAGCCCTAACCGTTGGGAATAAAGGTAGCCCTTTGGAACTCAATTCTAAGGATATGGAACTTGAATTGAATTGTGACGAGTTggtatttttcaatacgAACGCATATGGTTTTTATCGTGTTAATTATCAAGATGAAAAAGTGTTGCAAAACATATGTGAGAATTTGTCAGCTCTATCTTCTAGAAGCAAGATAGCTTTGGTTTCAGATATCAATGCAACGGGATCTTTTGATCAATTGGATAAAGTGCTATCCCACCTTATCGGCAACCTGGACTCGAGTGATTATTATGTCTGTAAGCTGGTCCTCTCTACTTTACAGAATTTAAGATCTCTAATCTACCAAGAAGCGACTGATGATGTAAATGAAAGGCTCACACAGTATACTCTTGGACTAATTGAAACCCATATAAAGCCTGCATTAGAATCATTATTCGGCGATCAAGATAAAAATGACAGCGACCCTAAAGCTTTCTTAAGAATACAATTTTACCAGCTTATATTGATGACCGCAGGCGAACTAGGCCATCCCACTGTTGTTAAAATTTCTACCGAACACTTTAACGAAGGTAAAGTCACACCTGTTACCAGGAGCTTGATATTAGGAACCATTCTGTCACAGCCAAATACATCAGTTGAATTGTATCAAAAAATTGTTCAAGAGTTACAAACTGCCACGTTGTCTCATAAAGAAGCTATACTAACAGCCTTGGGCAAAATCAGAAACCATGATATCCTCGACCAGGCTTTGGAATTGATTTATCTCACGGTGGATCCAATGGATGTTCAGTACGGAACATTATCATTGGGAAAGAACCCATACattcatttaaaattatGGATCTACTTCTCTACAAATTATGACATGATTCATGAAAGACTATCTATGAATACAGTTCTATTGgacaaaaatattagattCTCATTTACCGACTTGGTTGGTCCAGAATTCGCGGAATCCTTTAGTTCGTTTTTCAAGCACAAGAACCAAGATGGTTTTGACAGGGGTGTCAGACAGACGTTGGAAAGAATCCATAGGAATACACgatttgttgaattaaaCCTTCCAATAATCCATAAGATATTCAGTTTATGA
- the PPE1 gene encoding phosphoprotein phosphatase methylesterase 1 (similar to Ashbya gossypii AGR359C) — MVENLQKELFSKKFSKGTGDNDESEDFHSGDTLGDLPSFGEPRFCNTASKNGELDKKATTWNDYFDFNEYFTIPERQFRFNAYYNLPFDTDNALSIPIFIFHHGAGSSGLTFAPLVKDLTKMLENKCGTLVFDARGHSFTMPLSEDSASITFDLDTFTADFKAIIELFYNQKLKTLVPKQKISVILLGHSLGGSICTSVYSKLSKEIQSAVIGVAMFDIVEEAATKALHKISQFLATTPTVFSSMSEAIEYHITQGLSSLRSSAEVTIPPLFKQEKSGKVFRITNLASFQPFWDTWFNGLSSQFVQLPTSKLLILAGSDNLDRELIIGQMQGKYQLVVFQESGHFIQEDAPTKTAITLIDFWRRNDNKNVVIKTNWTKK, encoded by the coding sequence ATGGTTGAAAATTTGCAGAAGGAGTTATTCTCTAAGAAGTTTAGTAAAGGCACCGGTGATAACGATGAGAGTGAGGATTTCCATTCTGGTGATACTTTAGGTGATCTCCCAAGTTTCGGTGAGCCTAGGTTTTGTAATACAGCAAGTAAAAATGGTGAGTTAGATAAGAAGGCTACTACGTGGAATGATTATTTTGACTTTAACGAATATTTTACTATACCGGAGAGACAATTTCGCTTTAATGCGTATTACAATTTGCCGTTTGATACTGATAATGCATTATCAATTCCGATTTTTATATTCCATCATGGAGCAGGATCATCGGGCTTAACATTTGCACCTTTGGTTAAGGATTTAACAAAGATGTTAGAAAATAAGTGCGGTACTCTAGTATTTGACGCCCGTGGGCATAGTTTCACAATGCCTTTATCTGAAGATTCAGCTTCTATTACATTTGATCTAGATACTTTCACTGCGGATTTCAAAGCAATTATCGAGTTGTTTTATAATCAGAAACTGAAGACACTTGTTCCGAAACAGAAGATATCAGTCATTCTACTCGGTCACAGTCTCGGTGGAAGCATTTGTACTTCTGTATATTCCAAGCTATCTAAGGAGATTCAATCAGCTGTAATTGGGGTGGCTATGtttgatattgttgaggAGGCAGCTACGAAGGCTCTTCATAAGATTTCACAGTTTTTAGCTACGACGCCTACGGTTTTTTCCAGCATGTCTGAAGCCATTGAATATCACATTACCCAAGGGTTATCCAGTTTGAGAAGTAGTGCAGAAGTAACGATACCTCCTTTATTTAAGCAGGAAAAATCTGGAAAAGTTTTTCGTATAACAAATTTGGCTAGTTTTCAACCGTTCTGGGATACTTGGTTTAATGGACTATCATCCCAATTTGTCCAACTGCCGACCAGTAAATTGTTGATTCTTGCTGGTAGTGATAATCTCGATCGGGAATTAATTATTGGTCAGATGCAAGGGAAATATCAGCTGGTAGTATTTCAAGAATCAGGGCATTTTATCCAAGAGGACGCTCCCACCAAAACTGCCATCACTTTAATAGATTTTTGGCGGAGGAATGACAATAAAAATGTTGTTATAAAAACCAACTGGACTAAAAAATAA